A segment of the Cohnella algarum genome:
GTCGGATTTTAATCCCATTTGCCGAGCTTTTCGTTCCGAGACTTCCAATAGCTGCTTCGCTTCGGCCAACGTCAGTTTAACCATCCAACCTCTCCTTCGCTATTGCGTTCCTACAGGATATGGACGTTCGCCCGTGTTGGTGAAACCGTGGCAAGCCATGCGACGATCGCCAACAGAACCGCTTTGCATCAGGGCTTAATAAATGGGATCGTCCACTTTTAATAGGTCGTTTGCCTTTAAATGTAAATATATGAATAGTTGAATTATATTGGAAAGTGTGTTATATCTTAAACGAATGAAGGCATCTCGCCTAACGGGGCGGGGTGTCTTCGTTCTATACAATGCGGAAAGGATCGATAGGGATGAAAAAACGCATCATAACGGACTTTGAGTACCGGGCAACGAAGATGGGGGGCATATCTACGATGAGCCATAGTCTGACGAACCGTTTCAGGGATAGCCTGTCGAGCCAACTGGACTATTTCGATAAAAATATCAACGAGCTGCTGAACGCCTTGCCGAGTTCCGGGGACAAACGCCCGCTCAAAGATTTCGTGGACAGGTACTGCCGGCATGCGAAAAGGTGCCTTGACGGAACAAGCGGCGAGGGGCCGGATACCTTGGTGTGGATCGGGTCGAACGTAATCGTCCGAAACGAGACGGATCGGATGGACGAACAGCTATCGATCGTGCTGCCTATGGATGTCGACCCCTATTCGGGACGCATTTCGTTTTTGTCTCCGGTGGGCCAGCGAATTCTGCTCTCGAGAGCCGGATACAGCACGGAAATCGACTGCCCCGGCGAAAAATACTGGATCACCGTAAAGCAGCATTCTTTCGGATACGAATAAGACGAGCAGGTCGTAGATATACGCTACGGTTCCTTCGTCAAAAGATTTAACCGGAATTCGGAGACGCAGCGAAGCGCCATTCTGATCATTTACAAAGCGGAGGAAGCATCCTTATAAACATTGAAGGGAGCAGGAGCCGTATAACGGGTTCCTGCTCCCTGTTTATTGTACGTCCAGCATAGGCTATCGGGATTCCGCTGCCGTTCGCTTGACCGCGGCTTCGTTCCTATCGTTCGTATCTTCGGAAGCTTGCGTCCCGCGTCGAATAAAGAATGAAAGAAGAAGCGCGATGACG
Coding sequences within it:
- a CDS encoding GreA/GreB family elongation factor, which produces MSHSLTNRFRDSLSSQLDYFDKNINELLNALPSSGDKRPLKDFVDRYCRHAKRCLDGTSGEGPDTLVWIGSNVIVRNETDRMDEQLSIVLPMDVDPYSGRISFLSPVGQRILLSRAGYSTEIDCPGEKYWITVKQHSFGYE